In the Nocardioides panaciterrulae genome, GGCCACGCTCAAGGCCCCGCATTCGTCATGCCCACCGTCTGCTGCCAAAATGACCACCGCCGGTGGACGTCTTCGACACGAATGCGCACCTGGCCCGCCCCAGTAGCTCAGTGGATAGAGCAGCCGCCTCCTAAGCGAAAGGTCGTAGGTTCGACTCCTACCTGGGGCACCGATGAGGCCTCGCCCTGCGTCGAGGTTCGGGAGCCCTCGGCTCCGGCACCTCCCGAGGTCACCACTGCACTAGTCTGGGTCGATGGATCCAGCGAAGCGCCCGCTGCGGCTGGCCATCGTCGACGACTATGCCGTGGTCGTCGCCGGCGTCGCTCGATTCCTGGCGTCCGAGCGCATCGACGTCGTCGAGACCGGGGCGTCGCTGTCGGTCCTCACCGATGTCGACATCGTCCTCTACGACACCTTCGGTCAGGTCCAGGGAACCGGCGTCGATCTGGAGGACTTCGTCCGCGACAGTGGCGCGAGGGTGGTGGTCTACAGCTGGAACCTCCGGCCCGAGATGATCCAGCAGGCCCTCGCCGGTGGCGCCAGCGGCTATCTCTCCAAGGTGCTGTCCGGACCCGAGATCGTCGCCGCCCTCGAGCGGGTCATGAACGGCGAGGTCGTCGTCCTTCCGGGCGACGACGAGGCGAGCGTCGACGGCGCCGGCGACTGGCCGGGGCGGTCGGCCGGGCTGTCTCCCCGGGAGGCCGAGATCCTGGCCTTGATCACCCAGGGCCTGAGCAACCAGGAGATCGCGGATCGGATCTATCTGAGCATCAACTCGGTGAAGACCTACATCCGCACCGCGTACCGCAAGATCGATGTCCAGCGGCGCCCGCAGGCGGTGCTGTGGGGGGCGCGGAACGGCTTCGAGCCCGACAAGCTGCGCACCATCGACCGTGCCCTCCTGCTGCGCCCGCCGGCGCTGGTGCCGCGACCTCCCGTTCCTGGCTAACGGTGCCGGGACCGGTGCACGGCCGCCTTGACCCGGCTCTGGCACCGGGTCGAGCAGAACCGTCGCTGGCTGTTGCGCGAGGTGTCGACGTAGACCCGGTCGCAGCCCGGCGCCGCGCACACGCCGAGGCGTCCGGCCAG is a window encoding:
- a CDS encoding response regulator transcription factor; its protein translation is MDPAKRPLRLAIVDDYAVVVAGVARFLASERIDVVETGASLSVLTDVDIVLYDTFGQVQGTGVDLEDFVRDSGARVVVYSWNLRPEMIQQALAGGASGYLSKVLSGPEIVAALERVMNGEVVVLPGDDEASVDGAGDWPGRSAGLSPREAEILALITQGLSNQEIADRIYLSINSVKTYIRTAYRKIDVQRRPQAVLWGARNGFEPDKLRTIDRALLLRPPALVPRPPVPG